The Capsicum annuum cultivar Jeju mitochondrion, complete genome genome has a window encoding:
- the orf125h gene encoding hypothetical protein — protein MHRERSSVGKLCYAPTTAPSLYLSRALPHSFAGLNSISFLLCLRELLIGRPTGRPRLERIESYYRCRCRCCLPTALRLLLWSQRCRFFRHGNCSLCPGQGDSICLVGFFACLFHFLIILHFTNSY, from the coding sequence ATGCACCGAGAAAGATCGTCGGTAGGAAAGCTCTGTTATGCACCAACGACGGCCCCTTCTCTTTACCTTTCCCGTGCCCTACCTCATTCCTTTGCTGGCTTGAATTCCATCTCTTTTCTTCTTTGTTTGCGAGAGTTACTCATAGGACGACCCACCGGTAGACCAAGACTTGAACGGATAGAATCGTACTACCGCTGTCGATGCCGGTGCTGCTTGCCGACGGCCCTTCGCTTACTTCTCTGGAGTCAACGATGCCGCTTTTTCCGTCACGGAAACTGCTCGCTGTGCCCGGGTCAAGGAGATTCGATTTGCTTGGTTGGGTTCTTTGCTTGCTTATTCCACTTCTTAATCATCCTTCATTTCACTAATTCGTATTAA
- the orf226 gene encoding hypothetical protein has protein sequence MIPIGRGQRELIIGDRQTGKTAVATDTILNQQGQNGLCVYVAIGQKASSVAQVVTTLQERGAMEYTIVVAETADSPATLQYLAPYTGAALAEYFMYRERHTLIIYDDLSKQAQAYRQMSLLLRRPPGREAYPGDVFYLHSRLLERAAKFSSSLGEGSMTALPIVETQSGDVSAYIPTNVISITDGQIFLSADLFNSGIRPAINVGISLSRVGSAAQIKAMKQVAGK, from the coding sequence ATGATCCCTATAGGACGTGGTCAGCGAGAATTAATTATTGGGGACAGACAGACCGGTAAAACAGCAGTAGCCACAGACACCATTCTCAATCAACAAGGTCAAAATGGATTATGTGTTTATGTAGCTATTGGGCAAAAAGCGTCTTCTGTGGCCCAGGTAGTAACGACTTTACAGGAAAGGGGAGCGATGGAATACACTATTGTGGTAGCCGAAACGGCGGATTCCCCTGCTACATTACAATACCTTGCTCCTTATACAGGAGCAGCTCTGGCTGAATATTTTATGTATCGTGAACGACACACTTTAATCATTTATGATGATCTCTCCAAACAAGCGCAAGCTTATCGCCAAATGTCTCTTCTATTACGAAGACCGCCCGGTCGTGAAGCTTATCCAGGAGATGTTTTTTATTTGCATTCACGCCTTTTGGAAAGAGCCGCTAAATTTAGTTCGAGTTTAGGTGAAGGAAGTATGACCGCCTTACCAATAGTTGAAACTCAATCGGGAGATGTTTCGGCTTATATTCCTACTAATGTAATTTCCATTACTGATGGACAAATCTTCTTATCCGCCGACCTATTCAATTCTGGAATCAGACCTGCTATTAATGTGGGTATCTCCCTTTCCAGAGTGGGGTCCGCAGCTCAAATAAAAGCCATGAAACAAGTAGCTGGTAAATGA
- the orf162 gene encoding hypothetical protein produces MLLDFWTRGLAVAFGSSYFCFREQIACYSIAPPILDFAFQILYFIEEFMAGVSFLAFLSFSSSWSKVNLSAGVWVLKSCLTASRTSGTFWPSAGAAFRSSRFSSRSSSVLSSKAEGADGACGSFGIIKFSIEPRSSDQIEYMIIKARGKAAAKGKDFHQFLE; encoded by the coding sequence ATGCTATTAGACTTTTGGACTAGGGGCCTCGCTGTTGCCTTTGGCTCGAGCTACTTTTGCTTCCGAGAACAGATAGCTTGCTACTCAATTGCCCCGCCCATCTTGGATTTTGCTTTTCAAATCCTTTATTTCATTGAGGAATTCATGGCAGGGGTTTCTTTTTTAGCCTTTCTTTCTTTTTCTAGTTCTTGGAGTAAGGTGAATTTGTCGGCCGGGGTTTGGGTTTTGAAGTCCTGTTTGACTGCTTCCCGGACTTCGGGGACCTTTTGGCCATCCGCTGGAGCTGCCTTTCGTAGCTCTAGATTCTCCTCAAGAAGTTCGTCTGTTCTTTCGTCCAAGGCCGAGGGCGCAGATGGTGCGTGCGGTTCCTTCGGCATCATCAAATTCTCAATAGAGCCTAGGTCCAGTGACCAGATTGAGTATATGATAATCAAAGCTCGTGGGAAAGCTGCAGCAAAGGGAAAAGACTTTCACCAGTTTCTTGAGTGA